In a genomic window of Vicia villosa cultivar HV-30 ecotype Madison, WI unplaced genomic scaffold, Vvil1.0 ctg.000926F_1_1, whole genome shotgun sequence:
- the LOC131632303 gene encoding uncharacterized protein LOC131632303 encodes MSTRIFCCTCLGDAVPGRSGSVGLEIVFVKAQWISRILAKSKVDGSFKGFRVSNSLSFELLQFFVDDTVIVDEGCWSNLWCIKAILRGFELVSGLQVNLSKSSLMGVHVEESFMQTASDFLCCKVDKIPFPFLGIQLECNQRQRSTWAGVVNKMRRRLSSWKCRCLSIGGRITLINFVLNAIPVYYLSFYKISKVVLAEMVKLQREFCGAGGWIGDAYLGLVGLRYGPLEDSVFNGKEYSKSGKSSLWWKDLRCLGISTDSPVDWFPKGISCKVAAERRVLFWKSKWCGGEMLQFVYPFLFNLSSNQNASVFDMGCMVVGCWQWRFLDVFVGVDADA; translated from the exons ATGTCAACTAGAATTTTCTGCTGTACATGCTTAGGAGATGCAGTTCCGGGGAGAAGTGGGTCAGTTGGATTAGAGATTGTGTTTGTAAAAGCTCAAT GGATATCAAGGATTTTGGCAAAGTCTAAGGTGGATGGTTCCTTTAAGGGATTTCGTGTTAGTAATAGTCTTTCATTTGAGTTGCTGCAATTTTTTGTGGACGATACGGTTATCGTAGATGAGGGATGTTGGAGTAATCTCTGGTGCATCAAAGCTATTTTGAGGGGCTTTGAGCTTGTTTCAGGTTTACAAGTGAATTTGTCAAAAAGCAGTCTAATGGGCGTTCATGTGGAAGAGTCGTTTATGCAGACGGCATCAGACTTTTTGTGTTGTAAAGTTGATAAAATCCCTTTTCCTTTTCTTGGAATCCAGCTGGAGTGTAATCAGAGACAACGATCGACGTGGGCAGGGGTGGTAAACAAGATGAGAAGAAGGTTATCGTCGTGGAAATGCAGGTGTTTGTCGATTGGAGGAAGAATCACTCTAATCAATTTTGTTCTTAACGCAATACCAGTGTACTATTTGTCGTTTTACAAAATTTCAAAGGTGGTGCTGGCTGAAATGGTGAAGTTGCAGAGGGAGTTTTGTGGTGCGGGGGGATGGATCGGAGATGCATATCTTGGCTTAGTTGGGCTGAG GTACGGTCCCTTGGAGGATTCTGTTTTTAATGGAAAGGAGTATTCGAAAAGTGGCAAGAGCTCGTTATGGTGGAAGGATTTGAGGTGTTTGGGAATCTCGACGGATTCACCGGTAGACTGGTTTCCAAAGGGCATATCTTGTAAGGTGGCTGCGGAAAGGAGGGTTCTCTTTTGGAAAAGCAAGTGGTGCGGAGGGGAGATGCTGCAGTTCGTGTATCCATTTCTTTTCAACTTATCGTCTAATCAAAATGCTTCTGTTTTTGACATGGGGTGTATGGTTGTCGGTTGTTGGCAGTGGCGGTTTTTAGATGTGTTTGTAGGTGTAGATGCGGATGCCTAA
- the LOC131632304 gene encoding uncharacterized protein LOC131632304, translating to MASGMLEMFLGIAKNCFGVKKLVRMDHQFRLTNWNEDESPTRDVRDPRYLMASNSLPSLAFNNHTRSFGTNHQVVLDNIMQNNPLHPNHIPLHSYLTNSQATNDNHYHSTMVIPTPININNYNDDQTSPSSNSSPPRLFGSSLTLAPTSRSRLPNFVRGESSNQGSQVGGTSRRRTNPPPPHTFQQESLNNNNFMSFEVGSSSSSQSLGRGFSCYINSNNNYNNNNNLDLFDSIQQGIDDTFVHSTINAQQHVRHLPEDHVSQFFTPSIVHVRSNSSVSRQPQPPSDPSTISYRVNPSPPPHGPMFNNAEEYDNHMVTGTTLSRSGNLRRYNNHILTSTSPELMNERNRLRDEVFSTLQHLRNGGSVRIEDLLILDYSIVLNVLDSQERIDMLHSIDDWPYEEDYVERDITGRLDCRHIYHFECIKQWLLLKNICPICKHTALRVNEDVDERDS from the exons ATGGCGAGTGGAATGCTAGAGATGTTTCTTGGAATTGCAAAGAATTGCTTTGGAG TTAAGAAGCTTGTAAGAATGGATCATCAATTCCGTTTAACAAATTGGAATGAAGACGAGAGCCCAACTCGTGATGTTAGGGATCCAAGATATTTGATGGCCTCCAATTCTCTTCCTTCTCTCGCTTTTAACAATCACACAAGATCATTTGGGACTAATCATCAAGTCGTACTTGATAATATCATGCAAAACAATCCTCTTCATCCTAATCATATTCCTCTTCACTCATACCTTACGAATAGTCAAGCTACTAATGATAATCATTATCATTCTACTATGGTAATTCCAACTCCCATCAATATCAATAATTATAATGATGATCAGACTTCTCCTTCTTCCAACTCGTCGCCACCGAGACTCTTTGGTTCATCTCTAACTTTAGCTCCTACTTCCAGAAGTAGATTACCAAATTTTGTAAGAGGAGAGAGTTCAAATCAAGGTTCACAAGTTGGTGGAACTTCAAGAAGACGCacaaatcctcctcctcctcatacTTTTCAACAAGAAAGTCTGAACAATAATAATTTCATGTCTTTTGAAGTAGGCTCATCTTCGTCCTCTCAAAGTCTAGGTAGGGGGTTTAGTTGTTATATCAACAGCAATAACaactacaacaataacaacaatttgGATTTATTTGATTCTATTCAACAGGGAATTGATGATACATTTGTTCATAGCACCATAAATGCTCAACAACATGTAAGGCATTTACCAGAAGATCATGTGAGTCAATTTTTCACTCCATCTATTGTTCATGTGCGGTCTAATAGTTCTGTATCACGACAACCACAACCTCCTTCCGATCCTTCGACAATTAGTTACCGCGTAAACCCTTCTCCACCTCCTCATGGACCAATGTTCAATAATGCTGAAGAATATGATAATCACATGGTGACTGGTACAACATTGTCTAGATCTGGGAATCTTCGTCGCTATAATAATCACATTCTCACCTCAACCTCTCCTGAACTTATGAACGAGAGAAACAGACTTAGGGATGAG GTTTTTAGCACCCTGCAACATCTGCGGAATGGTGGTTCCGTACGGATAGAG GATTTGCTGATACTAGATTACTCGATTGTGCTAAACGTTCTTGATTCTCAAGAACGTATCGACATGCTACATAGTATAGATGATTGGCCATATGag gaAGACTATGTGGAAAGGGATATCACTGGGAGGTTGGATTGTAGACACATATATCATTTTGAATGCATCAAACAATGGTTGCTGCTGAAGAATATTTGCCCAATATGTAAGCACACAGCTCTGAGAGTTAATGAAGATGTGGATGAAAGGGACTCATAA
- the LOC131632305 gene encoding ABC transporter G family member 22-like: MLNKERATDMYRLSAYFVARTTSDLPLDLVLPVLFLLVVYFMAGLRLSAGPFFLSILTVFLCIVAAQGLGLAIGATLMDLKRATTLASVTVMTFMLAGGFFVKVNLLNS; the protein is encoded by the exons ATGTTGAATAAGGAAAGAGCAACAGATATGTACAGATTAAGTGCTTACTTTGTGGCTAGAACTACAAGTGACCTTCCATTAGACCTTGTATTACCAGTACTCTTCCTCCTAGTTGTTTACTTCATGGCTGGTTTGAGACTCAGTGCAGGACCCTTTTTCCTTAGTATTCTTACTGTTTTTCTCTGCATTGTGGCAGCTCAG GGACTTGGACTTGCTATCGGGGCAACACTGATGGACTTGAAAAGAGCAACGACCTTGGCTTCGGTTACTGTCATGACTTTCATGTTGGCTGGTGGATTTTTTGTAAAGGTAAATTTGCTTAACTCATAG